The Geothermobacter ehrlichii genome includes the window AGCAGCACTACTACCGCAGTCACCGCCAGATCAATCCCACCGGCATCGTGCCGCTCGGCCCGGTCCTCGACCTGACGGCTCCGCACGGCCGTGACCGTCTCGGCTAGCGGCTGTTCAGGATTTGGTTGGCAGAGTGAAGAAGAGCCTGGCGCCTTCGCCGGGCCTGCCTTCGGCCCAGATCCGGCCACCATGGCGTTCGATGATGCGCTGGACCGTCGCCAGGCCGATGCCGCTGCCCGGATATTCGTTTCCCTTGTGCAGGCGCTGGAAGGGGAGAAAGATGCGGTTGGCGCAGTCGCCGGGAAAGCCGCAGCCGTTGTCCTCGAGACAGAAAGCGACGCCGGAGGCGTGCGGGACGGTGCCGAAGCGGATGATGGCGGGATCGCTGTTGGCGCTGTATTTCACCGCGTTGCAGACCAGGTTTTCCAGGGCCACGGTCAGCATCGCCTCGTCCCCCCAGGTGCAGAGGTTGGGGGTGACCTCATATTCGATGTGCCGGTGCGTGAGGGCCGACCGGCTGTGTTCGAGCCCCACGGCGACGATATGGGAAAGGTTGACCAGTTCCTTTTTCAGCGGCACCCTTTCCAGCTGGCTGAGCTGAATGAGGGCGGTGACGGTCCGTTCGAGTCGCTCGACCGACTGGACGATCAGCCTCGGGCTGGCGAGTTCCTTGCCGTCGAGCTCGTTCGACAGCACCTCGCTGGCGACGCGCAGACTGGTCAGGTTGCCCCGCAGGTCGTGCGCCAGAGCGTGACTGAACATCTCCAGGTCGCGGTAGGCCTGGCGCAGCTGCTGATGGCTCTGCTGCAGTGCCTCGGCGTTGCGGCGGGCCTTTTTCAGGCTGAACCAGCCGTAGCTCAGGCCGGCGCTCAGGGCCAGGCCCGACAGCAGCCGGATGGCAATTTCGCGGGGAGAAGGGCGGAGAATCTGCTCGATGAAGGTCCCCTTGTCGAAAAAGACGGCATCGAACAGGACGTTGAGGAGATAGTAGCAGACGAAGATGCCTATTCCCCAACGGACGAACTGCCGTCTGGCGACGGCACGCGGTGTCGGCAGCTGCTCACGGGCTGGCGTCATGGCCTGCTTTCCCCTCCTGTCGTGGCAGAAAGCCGGGCGAGTCTCTCCTGTCTTGACCGGAAATGACGGCGATGAGAACAGAACTATAGCCTTTTTATCATGATTTCGGGCCAATTTCAGAATTTAGGCGGAAAAAATGTGCGATCCGGCCGGGAATATCGCCGGCCGGAAGGCTGGCGACCGGAACTTCCGGCAGCGAACGGAGAAAGGTACGGCCGTAGCCCCGGCGCAGAACGCGGGTGTCGAGGATGAGAACCACGCCCCGGTCGTCGCGATGACGGATCAGCCGGCCGAATCCCTGTTTGAAGCGCAGCACCGCCTGTGGCACCGTGTAATCGATAAAGGGATCGCCGCCCCGGCGGCTGATCTCTTCGGCCCGCGCTTCCAGGATCGGCTCGGTCGGCACCCGGAAGGGAAGGCGGGTGAGGATGACCTGCTCCAGGGCGCGTCCCGGAACGTCGACGCCTTCCCAGAAGGAATCGGTGGCGAACAGAACGCTGGTCGTATCCTGCCGGAAGTGCCGCAACAGCAGATGGCGGGATATCTCCCCCTGCCGCAGGCAGCGGTAGCCGCGGGCCTCCAGGGTCGGCTTCAGCTGGCCGTGAATGCGGCGCAGCAGGCTGTAGGAAGTGAACAGGACGAAACTGCGGCCGTCGGCGGCGAGAATCGCCCGTTCGATCAGTTCGGCGGCCGGTTCGACGAACCGGTTGTCGGTCGGTTCCGGCAGGTCGGCGGGAACCAGCAGGCAGGCCTGGTTGCCGTAGTCGAAGGGCGAGGCCAGGCGCAGTTCGGTCACCCGGACCGGCTCCACCAGGTCGAGGCCGATCCGCCGGCGCAGGTAGCGGAAACTGTCGCCCACCGCCAGGGTGGCGCTGGTCATCACCAGACTGCGGTAGGGGTCGTAGAGAGCGTCCTTCAGGGTCTGCGCCACCTCCAGAGGAGCGGTCTGCAGGCGGACGATCAGTCCTTCACCGCGGCCGATGCGACCCCGGCGCAGCTCCATCCAGGTGCAGTTGGCCTCGTCGGCGGAGGTGAAGGCGAGCAGGTCGGCCGCCAGCGCCTCCAGCCGCAGGCTCATGCCGGAAAGATCGGTCAGCAGCGAGCTGACATCCTCGTTGTCGCCTGTCGGCAGGTTGTCGCAGCGCTGCAACAGCTTGCGGATACCGTCGGCCAGCTGCGCCACCTGGCCGGCGAGGCCGTTGAGTCGTTCTCCCAGCCGTTGCCAGCAGGGATGGCTGATTTCGTCCGGCAGGACGCGCAACTTCATTTCGTTGCGCTCCGGCGGGTCGAGCCCTCGCAGCTTGAGCAGGTCGGCCGCAGCTCTTTCCAGCTCTTCCGGGGCCTGCTGCTGCAGGGTGTCGCGCAGCAGCAGCAACTCTTCGATGCGGTCGGCAAGACCGCGGTAGAGCTCGTCGGCGCTGTCCGGCAGGGCGGTGGCCAGGGTCGACTGCAGTTTCGGCAGCAGCCCCTTGTGGGGCTTGCGGGGATGGCGCAGGCGGTTGAGCAGGCGGGAGATGCGGAAACGGTTGACCTGGCCGGCGAAGTAGCGGGTGGCGACATCCTCGAGGTGGTGTGCCTCGTCGATGATGACGCGGGCAAAGGGAGGCAGTACCGCCGCCGTGCTGTAGTTGTCGGTCTGTCGGCGGACCGCGAGGTCGGACAGGAGGAGGGCGTGATTGACCACCAGCAGGTCGGCGCGGGCCGCCTGCCGTCGCGCCCGGTGCAGAAAGCAGCGCTGGAAATGGCGACAGCGGGCGCGCCCGCACTGGTCGACCTCGCAGCAGACATCCTCCCAGACGTCATCGCGTGGCGGCGTCGGCAGCTCTTCCTTGGACCCTTCCGCCGACTGCTCCGCCCAGGCGATCAACTGGGCCAGCTCGGCGGCCTGTTCCTGATCGAACAGGCCGGGTTCACGGCGGGCGTTTTCCAGTTTGCGGCGGCAGATGTAGTTGTTGCGCCCCTTGACCAGGACGGCGCGAAACTCCAGGCCGGTTGCCCGCTGGAGGAAGGGCAGGTCCTTGCCGATGAGCTGCTCCTGCAGGTTGATGGTGTTGGTCGACACCACCACCCGCTCCCTGTTGCGCAGGGCCCAGAGCAGGGCCGGCAGCAGGTAGGCCAGGCTCTTGCCGGTGCCGGTCCCCGCCTCGATCAGGGCGATCCGGTCGCGGTTGAAGGCGTCCGCCACCGCCAGGGCCATCTGCGTTTGTTGGGGACGTTCTTCGTAGCCCGGCAGGTTGCGGGCGATGACGCCGTTCGGGCCGAGCAGCTCGCGGATCTCGTCCGGGTCGAGCGGCGTGCTCTCTTGCCGGGCGAAGGGCTCGATCACCGTGTAGCAGCTTTCGGCCTCGTTGTCGACGATGAGAAAGCCGACGCCCAGCTCGGCCAGGCGGCCGGCGATGTCGAGATCGGCCGAAGACGGTTCGAGGCGGCCGGACGGATGATTGTGCAACACCACGTCCCCGAAGCGACAGGCCTGCAGCACGGCCGGAACGGCGTCGCGGCGGCCCCGGGCCAGCACCTCGACGGAGATCAGTTCGCAATGATCGTCGGTGTGGCCGAGAAAGAAGACCTCGTTGCCGCCGGCTTCGCGGATGGCGTTGCGGATCTGGATGCTGACGGCCTGACTGAAGGGAACGGGCAAGCAGGGACTCCGGAAGGGTTGATTGGTTCGCGATTCATTATAGGTTCCCCTCGGTCAAAAGAAAACCGGATAAAAAAAGGGCGCCCTGAGGGCGCCCAAAGGAGGCAACGAGAGCCGTAGGTCCCGTTGTTGTTGCTCAGTTTTCGCCCCGGATCGCCAGGTAGCGGGTCGACTGGCCGTGGCGGACCAGCAGCAGGGCCTTGCCGCCGCGACTCTTCTTCAACGCTTCGCGTACCTGGGCCGGGGTAGTGACGGCGATGCGGTTCACTTCCTGGATCAGGTCGCCGCGCTCGATGCCGGCTTCGTCGGCCGGCGATCCCGGATCGACGCCGGCGACCAGAACGCCCTTTTCACCTTCGTAGCCGAGTTTTTCGGCCAGGTCGGCCGTCAGCGGCTGCAGCTGCAGTCCAAAGCTGCTGATCGAGCTGGTGCCGCTCTTGCCCGGTTTTTCATCCTCCATGGCGCCGATGGTGACCTTGATCGTCTTCTTCTTGCCGTCGCGGAGAATCCGCAGTCGGACCTTGGTCCCCGGTGCGGTCAGGGCGACGCGGTTGCGGAAATCGGCCACCTTGCCGACCGGGTCGCCGTCGATTTCGAGAATGACGTCTCCTCGCCTGATGCCGGCCTTTTCCGCCGGCGAATCCTCGATGACCTGAGCGACCAGAATCCCCTCGCTCTTGTCCAGGCCGAAGGAATCGGCCAGGTCGCGGGTCAGATCCTGGATGTAGACGCCGAGCCGGCCGCGGGTGACTTTGCCGTGCTTGACCAACTGGTCGCGGATCTGCTTGGCCATGTTGATCGGAATGGCGAAGCCGATTCCCATGTAGCCGCCGCTGCGGCTGAAGATGGCGGTATTGATGCCGATCACCTCGCCGTCGAGGTTGACCAGCGGGCCGCCCGAGTTGCCGGGATTGATGGCGGCGTCAGTCTGGATGAAGTTTTCATAGTCGTTCAGACCGATGCCGCTGCGCCCCTTGGCGCTGACGATGCCCGCGGTCAGGGTATGGGACAGGCCGAAGGGGTTTCCGACGGCCAGGACCCAGTCGCCGACTTCGAGCTTGTCGGAATCACCCAGCTTCAGAAAAGGCAGGTCGGTTTCGTCGATCTTGATCAGGGCGATGTCGGTCGCCGGGTCGGTGCCGATGGTGTCGGCGGTGAATTCCCGGCCGTCGAGCAGGCGGACGGTCACCTTGTCGGCGTCTCCGACCACGTGGTTGTTGGTCATGATCAGGCCGTCGGGCGAGATGATGAAGCCGGAGCCTTGGCCGATGGCGCGGCGCTTGTGCGGTTTCTGCCGGTGTTCCGGCATGGGCGGGGCGCCGAAGAAGCGGCGGAAGAATTCGTCACCGAAAGGGAATTCCGGCATGGTGACTTCCGATTCCTTTTCCACCTTGATGAAAACGACGGCCGGCGAAACCTTTTTCGCCACCGCCCGGAAGGCCTGGCCGGTCTGCTTCAGGCTTTCGATGCCGTCCTTCTGCGCCAGAACCGGACAGGCGGTCAGCAGGGCGGCAAAGAACAGGAGCAAGGTCGCCAGCAGGACTGACAAGCTGATTTTGGTGATGTTCGCTCGTGGTTGCATCTCGTCGACACCTCCAGTTTCGTTCGTCTGTTTAGGGATTCCCAGTTGCCTGTTCAGTGGACCGACGCCGGTCGCCGCGGGGGGCAATACTGGCGCACGGTTTCGACCAGAGCCTCGATGTCGAAGGGCTTGTCGAGTATCTTGACCGCGCCGAGCCGCCGCGCCTGCTCGTGAGTCGATTCATCGCCGAAGGCGGTCATGCAGATGGTTGGCGGACGGCGCTTGCTGTCGAGGGTGGCCTCCAGGACCTCGAGCCCGGTCATGGCAGGCATGCGCACGTCGGTGATCACCAGGTCGATTTCGGCGTTGGTTTCCAGGCGCTCGAGCAAGCTCAGGCCGTCGCCGCAGCTCGTAACCCGGTAACCGGCCTGATACAGGCAGAACGCAAGCAGATCACGCATGGCCGGATCGTCTTCGGCCAGAAGAATGTGTGGCTCTGATGGCTTGTTTGCTGCGTACATCGGCTCAACCTCTCTCGTCGTGCTGTTAACTGATAGACGCACGGCCCGTGCCAACAGCCGCAAACGGCCGGCTTCATTGCCTCCCGATGGAGAAATTGTCGTCGGTCACAAAGGAAGGAAACCGGACTCTCCAGATATAATGCATGGTTATGGGGCCATTGCAACTTATGCCTGTCGGGGAAGGGGCGTTTGTCTTTCGGCCGGAAAACGGCCAAAGGGTCATCTGACGAGCAGAGAAAGGGCGGGGCGGATTGCCCCCGCTGAGGCAAAATGCCTCAGCGGGGGCGTTCGCCGGCCTGGAGTTTGCGGTAGAGGGTCTTGCGGTCGATGCCGAGAATGCGGGCGGCAACGGTGCGGTTGCCACCACAGGATTCGAGAACCCGTTCAATGTAGCGGCGCTCCACCTCGGCCAGGGGGAGCAGCGGAGTGTCGGCGGCCAGTTCCGGAACCTGTCGGTGGTGGGTGTCCTGTTGCAGGCGCGGCGGGAAGTCGTCGGGAGTCAGCCGATCGTGCCGGGTCAGCGCCACGGCCCGTTCGATGACGTTGCGCAGTTCGCGGATGTTGCCCGGCCAGTCGTAGGCGAGCAGTCTGGCGGCGGCAGGCTCGGAGAGCCCCTTGACCGGTTTGCCCATCCGGTCGGCGAATTCGCTGCAGAAGGACTGGGCGAGCAGCAGGATGTCGTTGCCGCGGTCGCGCAGCGGTGGCAGCTCGATACTGATGACATTCAGCCGGTAGAGAAGATCCTCCCTGAACCGCCCGGCGGCGACCGCTTCCTCCAGATCCTGATGGGTGGCGGTGAGGATGCGGACATCGACGCTTATTTCCCGCCCGCCGCCGACGGGCCGGATGCGCTTCTCTTCGATGGCCCGCAGCAGTTTCGGTTGCAGGGCCAGCGGCATTTCGCCGATTTCGTCGAGCAGCAGGGTGCCGCCGTCGGCTTCGAGAAAGAGCCCCGGGCGGCTTTCCCGGGCGTCGGTAAAGGCTCCCCGGCGATGGCCGAAGAGCTCGCTTTCGAGCAGGGTTTCCGGCAGGGCGGCGCAGTTGACGGCGACGAAGGTCCCCTGTCTGCCGCTGAGCCGGTGCAGGGCGCGGGCGGCGAGTTCCTTGCCGGTGCCGCTTTCGCCGGTGATCAGGACCGAGGTGTCGAGCGGCGCCACCCGCCCGAGCAGGTCTTTCAGCTCGCGCATGGGGGGGCTGTCGCCCAGGATGTCGGTCGATGGCCGGCTGCGGGCGATTTCGGCGTCGAGCAGCTGAACCTTGCGCTGCAGCTCCCGGTGCTGGCGGGCGCGGCGCAGGGCATGCTCCAGCAGGTCGAGATCGATCGGCTTGGTGACGAAATCGTAGGCACCGGCGCGCAGGGCGTCGATGGCGGTTTCCAGGCTGCCGAAGGCGGTGATGATCAGCACCGGCAGGTCAGGCCGGTCCTGGTGCAACTGCCGGCAGAAATCGATGCCGCTGGTGCCGGGCATGTTGAGATCGGTCAGAACCATGTCGACATCATGT containing:
- a CDS encoding sensor histidine kinase; its protein translation is MTPAREQLPTPRAVARRQFVRWGIGIFVCYYLLNVLFDAVFFDKGTFIEQILRPSPREIAIRLLSGLALSAGLSYGWFSLKKARRNAEALQQSHQQLRQAYRDLEMFSHALAHDLRGNLTSLRVASEVLSNELDGKELASPRLIVQSVERLERTVTALIQLSQLERVPLKKELVNLSHIVAVGLEHSRSALTHRHIEYEVTPNLCTWGDEAMLTVALENLVCNAVKYSANSDPAIIRFGTVPHASGVAFCLEDNGCGFPGDCANRIFLPFQRLHKGNEYPGSGIGLATVQRIIERHGGRIWAEGRPGEGARLFFTLPTKS
- a CDS encoding DegQ family serine endoprotease, producing the protein MQPRANITKISLSVLLATLLLFFAALLTACPVLAQKDGIESLKQTGQAFRAVAKKVSPAVVFIKVEKESEVTMPEFPFGDEFFRRFFGAPPMPEHRQKPHKRRAIGQGSGFIISPDGLIMTNNHVVGDADKVTVRLLDGREFTADTIGTDPATDIALIKIDETDLPFLKLGDSDKLEVGDWVLAVGNPFGLSHTLTAGIVSAKGRSGIGLNDYENFIQTDAAINPGNSGGPLVNLDGEVIGINTAIFSRSGGYMGIGFAIPINMAKQIRDQLVKHGKVTRGRLGVYIQDLTRDLADSFGLDKSEGILVAQVIEDSPAEKAGIRRGDVILEIDGDPVGKVADFRNRVALTAPGTKVRLRILRDGKKKTIKVTIGAMEDEKPGKSGTSSISSFGLQLQPLTADLAEKLGYEGEKGVLVAGVDPGSPADEAGIERGDLIQEVNRIAVTTPAQVREALKKSRGGKALLLVRHGQSTRYLAIRGEN
- a CDS encoding response regulator; the protein is MYAANKPSEPHILLAEDDPAMRDLLAFCLYQAGYRVTSCGDGLSLLERLETNAEIDLVITDVRMPAMTGLEVLEATLDSKRRPPTICMTAFGDESTHEQARRLGAVKILDKPFDIEALVETVRQYCPPRRPASVH
- a CDS encoding helicase C-terminal domain-containing protein produces the protein MPVPFSQAVSIQIRNAIREAGGNEVFFLGHTDDHCELISVEVLARGRRDAVPAVLQACRFGDVVLHNHPSGRLEPSSADLDIAGRLAELGVGFLIVDNEAESCYTVIEPFARQESTPLDPDEIRELLGPNGVIARNLPGYEERPQQTQMALAVADAFNRDRIALIEAGTGTGKSLAYLLPALLWALRNRERVVVSTNTINLQEQLIGKDLPFLQRATGLEFRAVLVKGRNNYICRRKLENARREPGLFDQEQAAELAQLIAWAEQSAEGSKEELPTPPRDDVWEDVCCEVDQCGRARCRHFQRCFLHRARRQAARADLLVVNHALLLSDLAVRRQTDNYSTAAVLPPFARVIIDEAHHLEDVATRYFAGQVNRFRISRLLNRLRHPRKPHKGLLPKLQSTLATALPDSADELYRGLADRIEELLLLRDTLQQQAPEELERAAADLLKLRGLDPPERNEMKLRVLPDEISHPCWQRLGERLNGLAGQVAQLADGIRKLLQRCDNLPTGDNEDVSSLLTDLSGMSLRLEALAADLLAFTSADEANCTWMELRRGRIGRGEGLIVRLQTAPLEVAQTLKDALYDPYRSLVMTSATLAVGDSFRYLRRRIGLDLVEPVRVTELRLASPFDYGNQACLLVPADLPEPTDNRFVEPAAELIERAILAADGRSFVLFTSYSLLRRIHGQLKPTLEARGYRCLRQGEISRHLLLRHFRQDTTSVLFATDSFWEGVDVPGRALEQVILTRLPFRVPTEPILEARAEEISRRGGDPFIDYTVPQAVLRFKQGFGRLIRHRDDRGVVLILDTRVLRRGYGRTFLRSLPEVPVASLPAGDIPGRIAHFFRLNSEIGPKS
- a CDS encoding sigma-54-dependent transcriptional regulator gives rise to the protein MSRNQPATVLVIDDDSAMRDMLHEDLERRGYQVLTADGAGRAWELLAGHDVDMVLTDLNMPGTSGIDFCRQLHQDRPDLPVLIITAFGSLETAIDALRAGAYDFVTKPIDLDLLEHALRRARQHRELQRKVQLLDAEIARSRPSTDILGDSPPMRELKDLLGRVAPLDTSVLITGESGTGKELAARALHRLSGRQGTFVAVNCAALPETLLESELFGHRRGAFTDARESRPGLFLEADGGTLLLDEIGEMPLALQPKLLRAIEEKRIRPVGGGREISVDVRILTATHQDLEEAVAAGRFREDLLYRLNVISIELPPLRDRGNDILLLAQSFCSEFADRMGKPVKGLSEPAAARLLAYDWPGNIRELRNVIERAVALTRHDRLTPDDFPPRLQQDTHHRQVPELAADTPLLPLAEVERRYIERVLESCGGNRTVAARILGIDRKTLYRKLQAGERPR